The Quercus robur chromosome 7, dhQueRobu3.1, whole genome shotgun sequence genome has a segment encoding these proteins:
- the LOC126692045 gene encoding histone deacetylase HDT3-like isoform X1, whose amino-acid sequence MEFWGAEVKSGEPLEVYPGDGFILHLSQACLGEVKKNIGNESVCLFVKVDKQKLVLGTLSSENFPQLSFDLVFEKKFELSHNWKNGSVYFTGYKACPPEHVITGEVSDSQEDFPVVTHDSGKYEPQAKPAAKPDVTAAKRVKIVEPNKDEDMDEDDVDKDASSNDDSSDEDNVNEAKAKVNAKEEFSEDDDSSDDEDSSEDEDEETPMKAKASKKRPLESAQKTPVPEKKAKLVTLENTEFIVADGKKGGGHVATPHPSKKAATKQQTPKSGAFPCNSCNRSFNSEIGLQSHTKAKHSEK is encoded by the exons GTGCTGAGGTTAAGAGTGGAGAGCCCCTTGAGGTGTATCCTGGTGATGGTTTCATATTGCATCTTTCACAG GCTTGTCTTGGAGAGGTTAAGAAGAACATAGGAAATGAAAGCGTCTGCCTGTTTGTGAAAGTTGACAAGCAAAAGCTTGTTCTTGGAACGCTCTCTTCTGAGAATTTCCCCCAGTTATCTTTTGATCTGGTGTTTGAAAAGAAATTCGAGTTATCTCATAACTGGAAAAATGGAAGTGTTTACTTCACCGGATATAAAGCTTGTCCACCTGAACA TGTCATCACGGGTGAAGTTTCTG ATTCACAAGAGGATTTTCCAGTTGTTACCCATGATAGCG GAAAATATGAGCCACAAGCTAAACCAGCTGCAAAGCCTGATGTTACTGCAGCTAAGCGGGTGAAGATTGTGGAGCCAAATAAAGATGAAGACATGGACGAAGATGATGTGGATAAGGATGCATCTTCGAATGATGATTCATCTGATGAAGATAATGTTAATGAAGCTAAG GCTAAGGTGAATGCCAAGGAAGAATTCAGTGAAGATGACGATAGTAGTGATGATGAGGACAGTAGTGAAGATGAGGATGAAGAGACGCCAATGAAG GCCAAAGCAAGCAAGAAGAGACCCTTGGAATCTGCCCAAAAAACACCTGTTCCTGAAAAGAAGGCAAAGTTGGTGACTCTTGAGAACACCG AGTTCATTGTTGCAGATGGCAAGAAAGGTGGTGGCCATGTTGCAACTCCTCATCCTTCAAAGAAGGCTGCAACAAAGCAGCAGACTCCAAAATCAGGAGCATTCCCTTGCAACTCGTGTAACAG GTCTTTCAACTCAGAAATTGGTTTGCAGTCTCATACGAAGGCAAAACACAGTGAGAAATGA
- the LOC126692045 gene encoding histone deacetylase HDT3-like isoform X2: MEFWGAEVKSGEPLEVYPGDGFILHLSQACLGEVKKNIGNESVCLFVKVDKQKLVLGTLSSENFPQLSFDLVFEKKFELSHNWKNGSVYFTGYKACPPEQGEVSDSQEDFPVVTHDSGKYEPQAKPAAKPDVTAAKRVKIVEPNKDEDMDEDDVDKDASSNDDSSDEDNVNEAKAKVNAKEEFSEDDDSSDDEDSSEDEDEETPMKAKASKKRPLESAQKTPVPEKKAKLVTLENTEFIVADGKKGGGHVATPHPSKKAATKQQTPKSGAFPCNSCNRSFNSEIGLQSHTKAKHSEK; encoded by the exons GTGCTGAGGTTAAGAGTGGAGAGCCCCTTGAGGTGTATCCTGGTGATGGTTTCATATTGCATCTTTCACAG GCTTGTCTTGGAGAGGTTAAGAAGAACATAGGAAATGAAAGCGTCTGCCTGTTTGTGAAAGTTGACAAGCAAAAGCTTGTTCTTGGAACGCTCTCTTCTGAGAATTTCCCCCAGTTATCTTTTGATCTGGTGTTTGAAAAGAAATTCGAGTTATCTCATAACTGGAAAAATGGAAGTGTTTACTTCACCGGATATAAAGCTTGTCCACCTGAACA GGGTGAAGTTTCTG ATTCACAAGAGGATTTTCCAGTTGTTACCCATGATAGCG GAAAATATGAGCCACAAGCTAAACCAGCTGCAAAGCCTGATGTTACTGCAGCTAAGCGGGTGAAGATTGTGGAGCCAAATAAAGATGAAGACATGGACGAAGATGATGTGGATAAGGATGCATCTTCGAATGATGATTCATCTGATGAAGATAATGTTAATGAAGCTAAG GCTAAGGTGAATGCCAAGGAAGAATTCAGTGAAGATGACGATAGTAGTGATGATGAGGACAGTAGTGAAGATGAGGATGAAGAGACGCCAATGAAG GCCAAAGCAAGCAAGAAGAGACCCTTGGAATCTGCCCAAAAAACACCTGTTCCTGAAAAGAAGGCAAAGTTGGTGACTCTTGAGAACACCG AGTTCATTGTTGCAGATGGCAAGAAAGGTGGTGGCCATGTTGCAACTCCTCATCCTTCAAAGAAGGCTGCAACAAAGCAGCAGACTCCAAAATCAGGAGCATTCCCTTGCAACTCGTGTAACAG GTCTTTCAACTCAGAAATTGGTTTGCAGTCTCATACGAAGGCAAAACACAGTGAGAAATGA
- the LOC126692045 gene encoding histone deacetylase HDT1-like isoform X3 gives MEFWGAEVKSGEPLEVYPGDGFILHLSQACLGEVKKNIGNESVCLFVKVDKQKLVLGTLSSENFPQLSFDLVFEKKFELSHNWKNGSVYFTGYKACPPEHVITGEVSDSQEDFPVVTHDSGKYEPQAKPAAKPDVTAAKRVKIVEPNKDEDMDEDDVDKDASSNDDSSDEDNVNEAKAKVNAKEEFSEDDDSSDDEDSSEDEDEETPMKAKASKKRPLESAQKTPVPEKKAKLVTLENTDGKKGGGHVATPHPSKKAATKQQTPKSGAFPCNSCNRSFNSEIGLQSHTKAKHSEK, from the exons GTGCTGAGGTTAAGAGTGGAGAGCCCCTTGAGGTGTATCCTGGTGATGGTTTCATATTGCATCTTTCACAG GCTTGTCTTGGAGAGGTTAAGAAGAACATAGGAAATGAAAGCGTCTGCCTGTTTGTGAAAGTTGACAAGCAAAAGCTTGTTCTTGGAACGCTCTCTTCTGAGAATTTCCCCCAGTTATCTTTTGATCTGGTGTTTGAAAAGAAATTCGAGTTATCTCATAACTGGAAAAATGGAAGTGTTTACTTCACCGGATATAAAGCTTGTCCACCTGAACA TGTCATCACGGGTGAAGTTTCTG ATTCACAAGAGGATTTTCCAGTTGTTACCCATGATAGCG GAAAATATGAGCCACAAGCTAAACCAGCTGCAAAGCCTGATGTTACTGCAGCTAAGCGGGTGAAGATTGTGGAGCCAAATAAAGATGAAGACATGGACGAAGATGATGTGGATAAGGATGCATCTTCGAATGATGATTCATCTGATGAAGATAATGTTAATGAAGCTAAG GCTAAGGTGAATGCCAAGGAAGAATTCAGTGAAGATGACGATAGTAGTGATGATGAGGACAGTAGTGAAGATGAGGATGAAGAGACGCCAATGAAG GCCAAAGCAAGCAAGAAGAGACCCTTGGAATCTGCCCAAAAAACACCTGTTCCTGAAAAGAAGGCAAAGTTGGTGACTCTTGAGAACACCG ATGGCAAGAAAGGTGGTGGCCATGTTGCAACTCCTCATCCTTCAAAGAAGGCTGCAACAAAGCAGCAGACTCCAAAATCAGGAGCATTCCCTTGCAACTCGTGTAACAG GTCTTTCAACTCAGAAATTGGTTTGCAGTCTCATACGAAGGCAAAACACAGTGAGAAATGA
- the LOC126692045 gene encoding histone deacetylase HDT1-like isoform X4, whose translation MEFWGAEVKSGEPLEVYPGDGFILHLSQACLGEVKKNIGNESVCLFVKVDKQKLVLGTLSSENFPQLSFDLVFEKKFELSHNWKNGSVYFTGYKACPPEQGEVSDSQEDFPVVTHDSGKYEPQAKPAAKPDVTAAKRVKIVEPNKDEDMDEDDVDKDASSNDDSSDEDNVNEAKAKVNAKEEFSEDDDSSDDEDSSEDEDEETPMKAKASKKRPLESAQKTPVPEKKAKLVTLENTDGKKGGGHVATPHPSKKAATKQQTPKSGAFPCNSCNRSFNSEIGLQSHTKAKHSEK comes from the exons GTGCTGAGGTTAAGAGTGGAGAGCCCCTTGAGGTGTATCCTGGTGATGGTTTCATATTGCATCTTTCACAG GCTTGTCTTGGAGAGGTTAAGAAGAACATAGGAAATGAAAGCGTCTGCCTGTTTGTGAAAGTTGACAAGCAAAAGCTTGTTCTTGGAACGCTCTCTTCTGAGAATTTCCCCCAGTTATCTTTTGATCTGGTGTTTGAAAAGAAATTCGAGTTATCTCATAACTGGAAAAATGGAAGTGTTTACTTCACCGGATATAAAGCTTGTCCACCTGAACA GGGTGAAGTTTCTG ATTCACAAGAGGATTTTCCAGTTGTTACCCATGATAGCG GAAAATATGAGCCACAAGCTAAACCAGCTGCAAAGCCTGATGTTACTGCAGCTAAGCGGGTGAAGATTGTGGAGCCAAATAAAGATGAAGACATGGACGAAGATGATGTGGATAAGGATGCATCTTCGAATGATGATTCATCTGATGAAGATAATGTTAATGAAGCTAAG GCTAAGGTGAATGCCAAGGAAGAATTCAGTGAAGATGACGATAGTAGTGATGATGAGGACAGTAGTGAAGATGAGGATGAAGAGACGCCAATGAAG GCCAAAGCAAGCAAGAAGAGACCCTTGGAATCTGCCCAAAAAACACCTGTTCCTGAAAAGAAGGCAAAGTTGGTGACTCTTGAGAACACCG ATGGCAAGAAAGGTGGTGGCCATGTTGCAACTCCTCATCCTTCAAAGAAGGCTGCAACAAAGCAGCAGACTCCAAAATCAGGAGCATTCCCTTGCAACTCGTGTAACAG GTCTTTCAACTCAGAAATTGGTTTGCAGTCTCATACGAAGGCAAAACACAGTGAGAAATGA